A genomic window from Henningerozyma blattae CBS 6284 chromosome 3, complete genome includes:
- the TBLA0C02750 gene encoding CAP domain-containing protein (similar to Saccharomyces cerevisiae PRY1 (YJL079C) and PRY2 (YKR013W); ancestral locus Anc_1.291): MHLHIIKFWKLMILQTTGYAPWYDTPRRYHRATTALSQHNHSTTTAHSAQTRHLQRHVCRSHPISLNFAHIRTRHCKGQWKYEVQTLFRSSHWQDHPERPAPLNKPAGIILNYLEYSSRTFCVCTGTLPQRLHPDTTQTPHRHHCTRTPHIPGARAAPNSLRTTPPAPFLFARPFALCVLHSVLRSFLFRVCPVACDSFSAILRSCDRCNPAPSSWSSWSSAPSSCPSAIRTDAGAAADLPPDPPAEMRNQTQGGRLHCIDDCIALHCICICIAFATIQASMLAHSRVASISYIRATVFVFLCISALVIIVILALFLFCFVPPPTRANTPPPLPSSFPHAMQSSLLLLAASAIATASAQQVVIQGEVCVEDGVTTSVLSTVGGSATTIVQGTRTSSVVPNYPTQPVADLSSWEQEVLSESNKKRALHADTPALSWAPELAAYAQAFADQYVCGSALSHSSGEWGENIALGYSPTGSVDAWYNEINDYDFQDPAFAPNTGHFTQLVWKATTQVGCGRKDCGDYYKNYIVCEYSAPGNFDGEFADNVKALI, translated from the coding sequence ATGCACCTGCATATAATAAAGTTCTGGAAACTAATGATACTTCAGACGACAGGTTATGCGCCCTGGTACGACACACCACGGCGCTACCACCGCGCTACCACCGCACTATCACAGCACAACCACAGCACTACCACAGCACACTCCGCTCAGACAAGGCACCTGCAAAGACACGTTTGCAGGTCTCATCCcatatcattaaattttgcCCATATTAGAACACGCCACTGCAAAGGGCAATGGAAATACGAAGTACAGACACTATTTCGATCTAGTCATTGGCAGGACCATCCAGAAAGACCTGCACCCTTGAACAAGCCAGCTGGAATTATCTTGAATTATCTGGAATACTCCTCTAGGACATTTTGCGTCTGCACAGGCACCCTGCCACAAAGACTCCACCCTGACACCACACAGACACCACACAGACACCACTGCACCCGCACACCACACATTCCGGGTGCACGGGCGGCGCCAAATAGCCTCCGCACAACACCCCCTGCACCGTTTCTTTTTGCGCGCCCTTTTGCCCTTTGCGTGCTGCATTCCGTTCTGCGCAGTTTCCTCTTCCGTGTGTGTCCTGTTGCCTGCGACAGTTTCTCCGCGATCCTGCGATCCTGCGATCGCTGCAATCCTGCTCCGTCGTCTTGGTCGTCTTGGTCGTCTGCGCCGTCTTCTTGTCCCTCTGCGATCCGCACAGACGCGGGCGCAGCAGCAGATCTCCCGCCAGATCCTCCAGCCGAGATGAGAAACCAAACACAGGGAGGACGATTGCATTGCATAGACGATTGCATTGCATTGCATTGCATCTGCATTTGCATTGCATTTGCAACGATACAAGCAAGCATGCTTGCGCATTCACGCGTCGCATCGATCAGCTATATAAGAGCAACTGTGTTTGTGTTTTTGTGCATCTCGGCACTCGTAATCATAGTTATTCTCGctctttttttgttctGTTTCGTTCCCCCCCCCACACGTGCTAATACCCCCCCTCCCCTACCCTCGTCTTTCCCACACGCTATGCAATCCTCTCTTTTGCTCTTAGCTGCCTCTGCCATCGCTACTGCTTCTGCTCAACAAGTCGTCATCCAAGGTGAAGTCTGTGTCGAAGACGGTGTCACCACCTCTGTCCTATCCACTGTCGGTGGCTCAGCCACCACTATCGTCCAAGGTACTCGTACTTCCAGTGTCGTTCCAAACTACCCAACCCAACCTGTCGCTGACTTGTCCTCTTGGGAACAAGAAGTCTTGTCCGAATCCAACAAGAAGCGTGCCTTGCATGCCGACACCCCAGCTTTGTCCTGGGCTCCAGAATTAGCCGCTTACGCCCAAGCCTTCGCCGACCAATACGTTTGTGGTAGTGCTTTGTCCCACTCTTCCGGTGAATGGGGGGAAAACATCGCCTTGGGTTACTCCCCAACCGGCTCTGTCGACGCTTGGTACAACGAAATCAACGACTACGATTTCCAAGACCCAGCTTTCGCTCCAAACACCGGCCACTTCACCCAATTGGTCTGGAAGGCCACCACCCAAGTCGGGTGTGGTAGAAAGGACTGTGGTGACTACTACAAGAACTACATCGTCTGTGAATACAGTGCTCCAGGTAACTTTGACGGTGAATTTGCTGACAACGTCAAGGCTTTGATCTGA
- the YPT52 gene encoding Rab family GTPase YPT52 (similar to Saccharomyces cerevisiae YPT52 (YKR014C); ancestral locus Anc_1.289): MLQFKLVLLGDSSVGKSSIVNRFVKDSFDELRESTIGAAFLSQTITLKNKTVIKFEIWDTAGQERYKSLAPMYYRNANAALVVYDITENDSLMKAQSWVDELKSKVGDENLVICLVGNKIDLCDEDESKRVVLTKDAKDYADEQNLMFYEVSAKSGENVKEVFQVIGEKLYEDKILQDKANTESQSNSGLNSSNNGGSNNDNNINLNNRPSTNNQSSSCC, translated from the coding sequence ATGTTACAATTTAAATTGGTCCTTTTAGGTGATTCATCTGTTGGTAAATCCTCCATTGTTAATCGTTTCGTCAAAGATTCGTTTGATGAATTACGTGAGAGTACAATCGGTGCTGCTTTTCTATCTCAAACGAttactttaaaaaataaaacagtcattaaatttgaaatttgggATACTGCTGGTCAAGAACGTTATAAATCACTGGCCCCTATGTATTATAGAAATGCAAATGCTGCATTAGTTGTTTATGATATAACGGAAAATGATTCTTTGATGAAAGCTCAGAGTTGGGTTGATGAATTGAAAAGTAAAGTTGGTGATGAAAATTTAGTGATTTGTCTTGTtggtaataaaattgatttatgcgatgaagatgaaagtAAGAGGGTTGTTTTGACAAAAGATGCCAAAGATTATGCTGATgaacaaaatttaatgtttTATGAGGTTAGTGCTAAATCAGGTGAGAATGTGAAGGAAGTCTTTCAAGTTATTGGAGAAAAATTATACGAGGATAAGATATTACAAGATAAGGCAAATACAGAAAGTCAATCAAACTCTGgattaaattcttctaataatggtggttctaataatgataataatatcaatctAAACAATAGGCCATCGACTAACAATCAATCATCTTCCTGTTGTTAA
- the SCP160 gene encoding Scp160p (similar to Saccharomyces cerevisiae SCP160 (YJL080C); ancestral locus Anc_1.290): MSFNQENEFDFSLDIDPDEILGLKDHPTPTQPTIDPPSVKQQKPLPSLNDLPKLSSTFKSNRVEWGPNMKKPAPITTPTTSLSSLPSISSTNASSLSGSSTVTANTPVASKNIQEIFTIDLQSQLSITKQEYSKIIQNVKQSNNNVSIESTLSKNSRTFLISGKRADVISARRDLVKKLTKPVEQTFTIPSNCTRLIIGAGGKTIREISDSTDTKINIAKEVNKDSYDEELSDTTTNVTVFGDIESVNLAKLRIMQIVKEDIKNAVLKINVDDSNILPFISVEQFVSNDVSVTLTDSQIVVSGIRDDVKVVKSQILTYLASLSTDIKQESIKIPAKFQILIDPAQIKSQFNISVELNDETGVATFTGPANKIKEAITFARTSSKEFSVDSLDISKSHGKNLNHAKNLVLYLSKDDTTLLNQIKLDFPNVKVSLPKPTTLLTSKDVVINISAKTEFINEIKGARKDLISLVNSITPLDTLTIDDLDYDLFHKDIKRSLSASSDVVGFIQLGDYYPTDDHIILFAVSSTEDFKPSADEIQSSLMNINSILDPLRKKQEALTIETFELSSDLQSTYLSKDSVTYNLILDEVNSIEGNNIQIKLNKPVENEVYLRGNEKAVKLVSAALKSIIENPSIKSTLSFEIPSNSVARLIGNKGSNLQNLSEKFNCHIDVQDHDSNATVNLTGLEYNINRAKIYIIAEAKKWANIITKELIVPTKYLRSLSGKDFSYRNRLQDKYNVNIFFPKNGETLVIIRGPTRGVTKAYEELKALLDFEMENGHQTIVNVPVAQVALLIGKNGDHINDIRAEHGVQLNFLQKANNEKAKEAGFVELEITGSRQAIKDASKEIQDYINENGDFIAETLDLDRKYYRHIVGPNASTLKAMLQKAGGDEIKRKNVDIPNSDSDSSTITIEGPEKFVNSIKESIKKVCQDVDNSITKEIDIPSDRFGALVGPGGITRNNLETEFNVTIDIPDKNDTQGKVKIIGLSENIAKAEKKILSEIIRDSFDREIQVPAEYHEFVSERGSFMQKLRSEFSVFVRHGNTNRRANQINRKKIVIPETARGEPTQESNTTKLTLEQYDNSSMDDNEPITWRLNYENIDLSYLDADDVEPKKNVDSEAKKEENLNKAIKLIEDRIELAKEATTVGYLWASNSRNFNKVVGAGGSGVRKIKDSTYTIIHVPRKNDDINDVIYIRGSKDAVEKAAEIITKNLK, encoded by the coding sequence ATGTCTTTTAATCAAGAAAACGAGTTCGATTTCTCCTTGGATATCGATCCAGATGAAATCTTGGGTTTGAAAGATCACCCTACTCCAACTCAACCAACTATTGATCCACCATCTGTTAAACAACAAAAACCATTGCCTTCGTTGAATGATTTACCTAAACTAAGCTCCACTTTCAAATCTAACAGAGTAGAATGGGGACCAAACATGAAGAAACCTGCGCCAATCACTACTCCTACAACCTCTTTGTCTTCTTTGCCATCTATCTCTTCCACTAATGCTTCTTCCCTTTCTGGCTCTAGTACTGTAACTGCTAATACCCCTGTGGCTTCGAAGAATATTCAAGAAATCTTCACCATTGATTTACAATCTCAATTGTCAATCACCAAACAAGAATATTCTaagattattcaaaatgttAAACAATCAAACAACAATGTTTCTATCGAATCTACTTTATCTAAGAACTCTCGTACTTTCTTAATCTCTGGTAAACGTGCCGATGTTATCTCTGCTAGAAGAGATTTGGTCAAGAAATTGACCAAACCAGTCGAACAAACTTTCACTATTCCGTCAAATTGTACAAGATTGATCATTGGTGCTGGTGGTAAGACTATCCGTGAAATTTCAGATTCTACCGATACCAAAATCAACATTGCCAAAGAGGTCAATAAAGATTCTTATGATGAGGAATTATCAGATACCACTACTAACGTCACTGTTTTTGGTGATATCGAATCTGTTAATTTGGCAAAATTGAGAATTATGCAAATTGTCAAGGAggatattaaaaatgcagttttgaaaattaatgTCGATGATTCAAATATCCTTCCATTTATTTCTGTTGAACAGTTTGTTTCAAATGATGTCTCTGTAACCTTAACTGATTCTCAAATCGTTGTCTCAGGTATACGTGATGATGTTAAGGTAGTCAAGTCTCAAATCTTAACCTACTTAGCCTCGTTATCCACCGATATCAAACAAGAATCTATCAAGATCCCTGCAAAGTTCCAAATCTTGATCGACCCTGCCCAAATCAAATCtcaattcaatatttctGTTGAATTAAACGATGAAACCGGTGTCGCCACTTTCACAGGTCCTGCCAATAAAATCAAGGAAGCTATCACTTTTGCAAGAACTTCTTCTAAAGAATTCTCTGTTGATTCTCTAGATATCTCCAAATCTCATGGCAAAAACCTAAACCACGCTAAAAATTTGGTTCTATATTTATCTAAGGATGATACTACTCTTTTGaatcaaatcaaattgGATTTCCCAAATGTTAAAGTTTCATTACCAAAGCCAACTACTCTCTTAACCTCCAAAGATGTTGTAATTAACATTTCAGCTAAGACTGAATTCATTAATGAAATCAAAGGTGCTCGTAAGGATTTGATTTCATTGGTCAACTCAATCACACCATTGGACACTTTGACTATTGATGATTTGGATTATGATTTATTCcataaagatattaaaagatcTCTTTCTGCATCCTCAGATGTTGTAGGTTTCATTCAATTGGGTGATTACTACCCAACAGATGATCATATCATTCTATTCGCAGTCTCTTCCACCGAAGATTTCAAACCTTCAGCTGATGAAATTCAATCTTCATTAATGAAcattaattctattttagacccattaagaaaaaaacaagaagCATTAACTATTGAAACTTTCGAATTATCTTCCGATCTTCAATCTACTTATTTGTCAAAGGATTCTGTTacttataatttaattctaGATGAAGTTAATTCCATCGaaggtaataatattcaaattaaattaaataaaccTGTTGAAAATGAAGTTTATTTGAGAGGTAACGAAAAAGCTGTCAAACTTGTTTCTGCTGCTTTGAAGTCCATCATTGAGAATCCTTCTATCAAGTCAACTCtatcttttgaaattccTTCCAATTCAGTTGCAAGATTGATTGGTAATAAAGGATCCAATTTACAAAACTTGtctgaaaaattcaattgtcATATTGATGTTCAAGATCATGACTCTAATGCAACTGTCAATTTAACTGGTCTTGAATATAATATCAATCGTGCTAAGATTTATATCATTGCCGAAGCTAAAAAATGGGCTAACATTATCacaaaagaattaatagtCCCAACCAAATATTTACGTAGTTTGAGTGGTAAAGATTTTAGTTACCGTAATCGTTTGcaagataaatataatgtCAATATCTTTTTCCCTAAGAATGGTGAAACTTTGGTTATCATTAGAGGTCCAACTCGTGGTGTAACAAAGGCttatgaagaattaaaagctttattagattttgAAATGGAAAATGGTCATCAAACCATTGTCAATGTCCCTGTTGCTCAAGTCGCTTTATTGATTGGTAAAAATGGTGATcatattaatgatattagaGCAGAGCATGGtgttcaattaaatttcttaCAAAAGgctaataatgaaaaagcTAAAGAAGCAGGCTTCGTGGAATTAGAAATTACTGGGTCAAGACAAGCCATTAAGGATGCTTCCAAAGAAATTCAAGATTATATCAATGAAAATGGTGATTTCATCGCTGAAACTTTGGATTTGGACCGTAAATATTACAGACATATCGTAGGTCCAAACGCTTCTACTTTGAAAGCAATGCTTCAAAAAGCTGGCGGTGATGAGATCAAAAGGAAAAATGTGGATATTCCAAATAGTGATTCAGATTCTTCCACCATTACTATTGAAGGTCctgaaaaatttgtaaataGTATTAAGGAATCTATTAAAAAGGTGTGCCAAGATGTCGACAACAGTATTACAAAGGAAATCGATATTCCTTCTGATAGATTCGGTGCCTTAGTGGGTCCAGGTGGGATTACTCGTAACAACCTGGAAACTGAATTTAATGTCACTATTGATATTCcagataaaaatgatactCAAGGTAAAGTTAAAATTATTGGGTTATCTGAAAACATTGCTAAAgcagaaaagaaaatattatctgAAATTATTAGAGACTCTTTTGATCGCGAAATCCAAGTTCCTGCTGAATACCATGAATTTGTTTCTGAAAGAGGTTCTTTTATGCAAAAATTAAGATCTGAATTCTCTGTTTTTGTTAGACATGGAAATACTAATAGAAGAGCTAATCAAATTAACCGTAAAAAGATTGTTATCCCAGAAACTGCTCGTGGTGAACCTACTCAGGAATCGAATACTACTAAATTAACTTTAGAACAATATGACAACTCTTCTATGGATGATAATGAACCAATCACTTGGAGATTAAATTAcgaaaatattgatttaagTTATTTAGATGCTGATGACGTTGAaccaaagaaaaatgttGATTCAGAAGCTAAGAAggaagaaaatttaaataaagctattaaattaatcGAAGATAGAATTGAGTTAGCTAAAGAAGCTACAACTGTGGGTTATTTATGGGCTTCAAACTCTAGAAACTTTAACAAAGTTGTTGGTGCTGGTGGCTCTGGTGTTAGAAAGATTAAAGATTCTACATATACAATTATCCACGTTCCTAGAAAGAATGACGATATTAATGACGTTATTTACATAAGAGGCTCTAAAGATGCTGTTGAAAAAGCTGCCGAGATCATTACCAAGAACTTAAAATAA
- the MIC60 gene encoding Mic60p (similar to Saccharomyces cerevisiae YKR016W; ancestral locus Anc_1.288) — protein MPIRSFLRPTFRRLASTNVNSAKTHTLRSILFKTTFGVSLFYTAGVIGSAYNEKIENLFIQNVPLGSELMDSYWFGTMGEYIEKSSDQLNSLYSTLLNKDIDKTTSKIGKFLPRKKEARKDEVKQALILKPVALNAFAISLNPSFEEVIDSINGFFEKINSNELLLTETQLEEVIKCHDTLDQCVHSFNSKANQLHKEIIEAKVGEAIKGFDEEYDNKLKKKSKKVLKKFQKEFDDMKANLTEKFEKDLKKNLEENAKLLKAQQDNEVTLVSITQLKEFTNIIKQTLDKERNGRLAYLEELDSTVGDLAKNVQDINNLLMKNEIIRQLSTTLAQFKLFLQHSESLDSNNEIQLEKVNSLIEKIIFLKRMLPKDSTVSCKCCVTKDKICRCKSMKDKSQYPLLDVTLSELMNLKSKNQPILSNEQLYNRWLLLESDFKTASLLPPNPGFLGHLTAKVFSTLLITKNGITPEGIDPDSIYSNVKENLKLSKIDKALETVVSLNGWPHILCDDWIKNARARLELETLIDILNCEVSLL, from the coding sequence ATGCCCATAAGAAGTTTTTTAAGACCTACTTTTAGAAGATTAGCATCGACAAACGTTAACTCCGCTAAAACACATACCTTAAGAtcaattctttttaaaacaacTTTTGGCGTATCTTTGTTTTATACTGCCGGTGTTATTGGTTCAGCTTATAATGAAAAGATTGAAAacttatttattcaaaatgtACCTCTTGGTTCAGAATTAATGGATTCTTATTGGTTTGGCACCATGGGCGAATACATTGAAAAATCTAGTGACCAACTTAATTCCTTATATAGTACTTTGTTGAATAAGGATATTGATAAAACAACTTCCAAAATAGGTAAATTTCTACCAAGGAAAAAAGAAGCAAGAAAGGATGAAGTTAAACAAGctttaatattgaaacCTGTTGCTTTAAATGCCTTTGCCATTTCATTAAATCCCTCTTTTGAAGAAGTCattgattcaattaatgGATTCTtcgaaaaaattaattctaatgaaCTTTTATTAACTGAAACTCAATTAGAAGAAGTAATTAAATGCCACGATACTTTAGATCAATGTGTTCATTCTTTTAACTCTAAGGCAAACCAATTacataaagaaattattgaagCTAAAGTTGGTGAAGCTATTAAGGGCTTCGATGAAgaatatgataataaattgaaaaaaaaatcaaagaaagttttaaagaaatttcaaaaggaATTTGATGATATGAAAGCAAATTTGAcagaaaaatttgaaaaagatttgaaaaaaaacctAGAGGAAAATGCGAAGTTATTAAAAGCTCAACAAGATAATGAAGTTACTTTGGTTTCAATTACTCAACTAAAAGAATTTACCaatataattaaacaaactttagataaagaaagaaatgGTAGACTGGCTTATTTAGAAGAACTAGACTCAACTGTTGGCGATTTAGCTAAAAATGTTCAAGATATtaacaatttattaatgaaaaatgaaattattagacAATTATCTACAACTCTAGCgcaatttaaattatttttacagCATAGCGAAAGCTTagattctaataatgaaattcaaTTAGAGAAagtaaattctttaattgaaaagatAATTTTCCTAAAGAGAATGCTACCAAAAGATTCTACAGTTAGTTGCAAATGTTGTGTTACTAAGGATAAGATTTGTAGGTGTAAATCAATGAAAGATAAATCTCAATACCCTCTATTAGATGTTACCTTGTCcgaattaatgaatttgaaatctaAAAACCAACCAATATTATCTAATgaacaattatataatagATGGCTATTATTGGAATCTGATTTCAAAACTGCATCATTATTACCACCAAACCCAGGATTCTTAGGACATTTAACTGCAAAGGTTTTTTCAACTTTGCTAATAACTAAAAATGGTATAACTCCAGAAGGTATTGATCCAGACAGTATTTATTCCAatgttaaagaaaatttgaaattatctaaaattGACAAGGCTTTGGAAACAGTAGTTTCATTGAATGGCTGGCCTCATATCCTTTGTGATGATTGGATTAAAAATGCAAGAGCTAGACTAGAATTAGAAACTTTAATTGACATTTTAAATTGTGaagtttcattattataa